The nucleotide sequence TATTCCTCTGAAAGCGGTTAACTCTGTAGAGGATTTCATTAAACGTCGTTTTAATATATATAAGGATATTATTTACCATCACAGAGTCATTAAAACAGATTATTTACTGGAGTATACAGTAAGGGATCTTGTTAAAGAATATCTAAGTAAGCAGTCTGAAGAACCAAATCATCAAAATAATAAAGTAGTAATTCCTTTTGATGTGTCAGGATTATGGTTTCCATTAGGCAACGCTACAACTGTGGAAAAATCAAATGCGTTGTCACAATGGAATGATTCGTGGCTGATGACCGTATTAAAACAAATTTTTTATACGGAATATTATCGTAATAAAAATATAAAAAAAGGTTCATCAGAATACATTTTATCACAGCGATTATCCGAATTATTGCGTAATAACAAATGTTATTATTCTCTGATTAAACGTAGTGAGAATTTTAAGACTATTGATGATGCTGTAAAGGAAACTTTGTTACGAAGTAAGGAGGCTATTGGAAAAATTGTTTTAAAAGTGAATACATTGTCCGGTCAGTCAGGATTAGCTGCACCACCAGATGGTACTATGGTGGATATGAGTGCAACTTTGGATTTTATTGATGAAATTTTAGGCGGTACGGCCAAAGCTGCCGGAGGATTTGTAATGTCTTTTATTTCCAAACATTATAAGGCGATAGGAATGAGTTCTATAGAAACGCTTATACGGGATATTGTTACAGAAGAAACACAAAATATGTTTGTTAATGTAGAACTATATGATACAATTGTTGTATTTAAAAGTATTTCTATTGGGTTGGATCAGCCAATATACTTTTATGATAATTATGGAAATATATCTATATTAGATGAAATAAGTGGGATTTCTGATATATTGAGGCTTGATGCCGATTATTTGCCGGTTTTTTATATTTACGTATTGATGAAAGATGGAAGTTCTATAATAAAAGAAAAGAGAGATGAGCTTTTGGGAAAAATAGGAAACAGAATAGGCAATATGATTGTTCAAAAGATAATTGAAGCACTTAAAAAAAGAATAAATGAAATGGAGGAGCAAATATGTGTAGAGTAGTAATAAGCAATTCTAAAAGAGAGGCAGAATTTATAATTTATAATCATCTTTTCTCAAAAAAGAATTATAGGTTCACAATTCCACAGCTTGTTGGAGAATTGCAGGAGTACAAACTAAATTTGTCTCAGGAATATGTTCAGGCAGAAATAGATGAGTTTGTTGAAGCAGGATTAATTCATCAGAAATTCAGAACCTATTCTACCTGTAGCAGGTAGAATTTATAGTGGGAATACGGAGGTTTTTGTGTGAGTTTTTCCTGTTTTTCTAAGGCTGACTGTGAAATTACGGTTTTCAAAATGAAATGTAAAAGCAAGGCGAATATTGCTTCATAATTACAGGAAAATGCAGTTCTTTGAAGGTAGCGTTTGATAAGTGGCTGTTAATAAAAGAGATATAAAGGGTTTTCCGGAAACTGCCGATATGTACTTTAGCTACGGATGGCATTTATTTCCAGGGAGGATGGGAATAAGTGCCATTTTTTATCTTATAAGACAAAAACAAAGATGCGCACTCGTGCAAGAGGAAA is from Lachnospiraceae bacterium JLR.KK002 and encodes:
- a CDS encoding HD domain-containing protein encodes the protein MRKGIYLNDTIHGLVALSEYEKRIISTIGFNRLHDVYQNSTVYLTFPTNRTKRFEHSIGTMKLCSDMFFYSVLNASEEMLDKMYQIFENEFSEILGEIKEKPDFCDQKLGGVTPGEMPQIDFDKLRHSLIPNNVSSEYQIIHIILIQAIRAAALLHDIGHPPFSHVVEYALKAVYQEYKSFESTDNHNLQKYLEIMSKYFEDNKKLHEQMGDEISNSILSEIITRITDEYERYNENLFEVLVWESVKRIFQEKGAFGSLHRIIDSSLDGDRLDYVTRDSINSGMNSGQIDYTRIINDMQLIVNGEEILFCIPLKAVNSVEDFIKRRFNIYKDIIYHHRVIKTDYLLEYTVRDLVKEYLSKQSEEPNHQNNKVVIPFDVSGLWFPLGNATTVEKSNALSQWNDSWLMTVLKQIFYTEYYRNKNIKKGSSEYILSQRLSELLRNNKCYYSLIKRSENFKTIDDAVKETLLRSKEAIGKIVLKVNTLSGQSGLAAPPDGTMVDMSATLDFIDEILGGTAKAAGGFVMSFISKHYKAIGMSSIETLIRDIVTEETQNMFVNVELYDTIVVFKSISIGLDQPIYFYDNYGNISILDEISGISDILRLDADYLPVFYIYVLMKDGSSIIKEKRDELLGKIGNRIGNMIVQKIIEALKKRINEMEEQICVE